CAATTGCTCTCTAAAGCACTTCCCGATCCGGCGCTGACCGAATACACCAAAGTGATCATTGAGCAGGCGGACCGCCTGCGTAATCTGGTTGACCGCCTGCTTGGTCCTCAGCAGCCCGGCCTGCATGTCACCCAAAGTATTCATCAGGTGGCGGAACGGGTATGTCAACTCGTTTCTCTGGAAAAGCCGGACAACGTGACGCTGGTGAAAGATTACGATCCCAGTCTGCCAGAGCTCACTCACGATCCAGACCAGATTGAGCAGGTCTTACTGAACATCACGCGTAATGCGCTACAGGCGTTAGGTGAAGAAGGCGGTACCATCACTTTGCGCACTCGTACCGCATTTCAGCTCACCTTACATGGCGTGCGTTATCGCCTTGCTGCGCGCATTGATGTCGAAGACGACGGCCCCGGCGTGCCGGCCCAGTTACAGGACACGTTGTTCTACCCGATGGTGAGCGGCCGGGAAGGTGGTACTGGTCTGGGGTTGTCCATTGCGCGAAGTCTTATCGATCAACACTCCGGTAAAATTGAATTCAACAGTTGGCCAGGTCATACCAAATTTTCGGTTTATCTGCCCATTCGCCAGTGAGGTTCACAATGCAACGAGGGATAGTCTGGATTGTCGATGACGATAGCTCCATCCGTTGGGTGCTCGAACGTGCACTCACTGGTGCGGGCTTAACCTGTGCAACATTTGATAACGGAAACCAGGCTCTGCACGCGTTGGCAACGCAAACGCCAGACGTACTGTTATCCGATATCCGTATGCCGGGAATGGATGGACTGGCGTTACTGCAACAGATAAAGCAGCGTCATCCTATGCTGCCAGTCATCATTATGACCGCGCATTCCGATTTGGATGCCGCGGTCAGCGCCTATCAGCAAGGTGCGTTTGACTACTTGCCGAAACCTTTTGATATCGACGAAGCCGTCGCGTTGGTCGAGCGTGCTATTAGTCATTATCTGGAACAGCAGCAGCCCGTTCGTAGTCAACCGATTAGCGGCCCGACAACCGATATCATCGGTGAAGCGCCCGCCATGCAGGATGTGTTTCGGATCATTGGCCGCCTGTCGCGTTCCTCTATTAGCGTACTGATTAACGGTGAATCCGGCACAGGGAAAGAACTTGTGGCACATGCCCTGCACCGCCATAGCCCGCGCGCCAAGGCACCTTTTATCGCCTTGAATATGGCGGCAATTCCAAAGGATTTAATCGAATCGGAATTGTTTGGCCATGAAAAAGGCGCATTCACCGGCGCCAATCAAATTCGTCAGGGGCGCTTTGAGCAGGCCGATGGCGGTACGTTGTTTCTTGACGAAATCGGTGATATGCCGCTTGATGTTCAAACTCGCTTATTGCGCGTGCTGGCTGACGGTCAGTTTTATCGGGTTGGCGGCTACGCTGCCGTTAAGGTGGATGTGCGAATCATCGCGGCTACGCACCAAAACCTTGAACTACGGGTACAAGAAGGTAAGTTTCGTGAAGATCTTTTTCACCGTCTGAATGTGATTCGCGTTCACCTGCCGCCGCTGCGCGAACGCCGGGAAGACATTCCCCGCCTGGCTCGCTATTTTTTACAGGCAACGGCCAGGGAATTGGGTGTCGAACCTAAAAATCTACATCCAGAGACGGAAACGGCGCTTACACGACTGCCGTGGCCGGGTAACGTTCGCCAGCTGGAAAATACCTGCCGCTGGTTAACCGTCATGGCTGCCGGACAGGAAGTGCTGATCCAGGATTTGCCACCTGAGCTGTTTGAAACCACCGCACCTGACTCCACAGTGCAGATGCTACCGGACAGTTGGGCAACCCTGTTAGCGCAGTGGGCGGACAGAGCGTTGCGCTCCGGTCATCAAAATCTGCTGGCTGAAGCGCAACCCGAGATGGAAAGAACCTTGCTCACCACCGCATTGCGCCACACTCAAGGACATAAGCAAGAAGCAGCTCGGTTATTGGGATGGGGAAGAAACACCCTGACGCGTAAGCTGAAAGAACTGGGGATGGAGTGAGTAATAGGACTTGTGCATTCACGTGCACAAGTCCTTGCGCGGAATATTGGTCATAACGGACGGCATCGAATCAAGATAAACCGTCAAGATACGCCCCAGAAGCAAGCCGTTTTGAATCGCTTGCGACCCCACGGAAAGCGAATAGCGGCAAGCAGCAAATGTTAGCGTGAAAATACAATCCGGCGCACGAAATTTTCATGAATTTGTTCTTTACTTGCCGCTTGCCAGCAGTATGATCGTGTCGCTGATTCGGGAGGAGTACCATGCTGGATTCATTAATTTCCGTAGTGACACACAGCGCTGAATTGAGCTCAGCGGCGAGCCATACACCGCAAACAGCGATCGCCGCTATCCTGTGTGCCGCTCTGATTAACTTTTTTAGTTAATACGCCGCCACATCAACGATCGGTGTCCTTACTAAAAAGGTTTCACCATAAAAGACAGTCGCATCATTGCGACTGTCTTTTATCAGATTACCCGTGAGAACTGCTGCGTCCGTATCTTGTCTCGAAGGTAACTATCGAAGGACATGCAGATATTGCGGATTAGCAGACGCCCCTTCGGCGTAACCACAATCCCGTCTTCCTGTATGTCCACCAGCCCATCAACCGCTAATGGCGCCAACTGCTGCAAATCCTGTGCGAAATAGGACTGAAAATGGATATCATAATCCGCTTCAATCGCCTGGTAGTTTAGCCGGAAATTACAAATCAGCATTTTAATGACATCGCGGCGAATGCAATCGTCCTGCGTCAACTGCAACCCGCGCCATAGCGCATTTCCTGAGTCTCTAACTTGAGCGTAGTAGCGTTTCAGTTCCTTTTGGTTTTGGGCATAACTGTCACCGATCATACTGATCGCCGATACGCCCATTCCCAGCAAATCACAGTCTCCCTGAGTCGTATACCCCTGGAAATTGCGGTGCAGCATTCTTGCCCGCTGCGCCATCGCCAATTCATCTTCCGGGCGCGCGAAATGATCCATACCGATAAATTGGTAACCGGCTTGCGTCAGAGTACCGATAGTCTGCTGCAAAATTTCCAGCTTCTGTCCTGCATTCGGCAAATCGGCCTCCTTGATTTTCCGCTGGGCCGCAAACATGCTGGGTAAATGCGCATAGTTAAACACACTGAGGCGATGCGGACTCAGTTCAACCACGCGCTGTAGCGTCAACGCAAAGCTTTCAGGCGTCTGCTTTGGCAAACCATAAATCAGATCAATATTGGTTGACGTAAAACCCAGTGATTTCGCTCTCTCAATCAACGCAAAAATGAAGTTTTCATCCTGCTCACGGTTTACTAATTTCTGTACTTCTTTGTTAAAATCCTGCACCCCCATGCTCAGGCGATTAAATCCTTCGGCTCGCAGGTGATCGAGAACATCCAGCTCAATTTCGCGAGGATCGATCTCCAGCGACAGCTCAGCCCGATGTGAAAACGAAAAGTGTTCATGCAGCAGCCGCATAAGGCGACCGATCTGCGCTTTATTCAGGTAGGTTGGCGTACCGCCGCCCCAATGCATTTGCATCACCGTTCGCCCAGCAAACAGCGGCGCTCGCTGACGAATTTCCAGTTCCAGCACATCGAGGTATTCATCCGCTTTATGCCGCTGGCG
This is a stretch of genomic DNA from Brenneria rubrifaciens. It encodes these proteins:
- the glnL gene encoding nitrogen regulation protein NR(II) translates to MATGTLPDAGQILTSLINSILLLDSDLAIHYSNPAAQQLLAQSSRKLSGTPLPELLGYFSLNIDLMRESLDSGQGFTDNEVTIVVDGKAHIMSLTAQRVQNNFILLEMAPMDNQRRLSQEQLQHAQQQAARDLVRGLAHEIKNPLGGLRGAAQLLSKALPDPALTEYTKVIIEQADRLRNLVDRLLGPQQPGLHVTQSIHQVAERVCQLVSLEKPDNVTLVKDYDPSLPELTHDPDQIEQVLLNITRNALQALGEEGGTITLRTRTAFQLTLHGVRYRLAARIDVEDDGPGVPAQLQDTLFYPMVSGREGGTGLGLSIARSLIDQHSGKIEFNSWPGHTKFSVYLPIRQ
- the glnG gene encoding nitrogen regulation protein NR(I), which encodes MQRGIVWIVDDDSSIRWVLERALTGAGLTCATFDNGNQALHALATQTPDVLLSDIRMPGMDGLALLQQIKQRHPMLPVIIMTAHSDLDAAVSAYQQGAFDYLPKPFDIDEAVALVERAISHYLEQQQPVRSQPISGPTTDIIGEAPAMQDVFRIIGRLSRSSISVLINGESGTGKELVAHALHRHSPRAKAPFIALNMAAIPKDLIESELFGHEKGAFTGANQIRQGRFEQADGGTLFLDEIGDMPLDVQTRLLRVLADGQFYRVGGYAAVKVDVRIIAATHQNLELRVQEGKFREDLFHRLNVIRVHLPPLRERREDIPRLARYFLQATARELGVEPKNLHPETETALTRLPWPGNVRQLENTCRWLTVMAAGQEVLIQDLPPELFETTAPDSTVQMLPDSWATLLAQWADRALRSGHQNLLAEAQPEMERTLLTTALRHTQGHKQEAARLLGWGRNTLTRKLKELGME
- a CDS encoding YshB family small membrane protein, producing the protein MLDSLISVVTHSAELSSAASHTPQTAIAAILCAALINFFS
- the hemN gene encoding oxygen-independent coproporphyrinogen III oxidase, with product MSVHAVDWDLALIQKYDYSGPRYTSYPTALEFSERFDEPAFQQAIARYPQRALSLYIHIPFCHRLCYFCGCNKLVTRQRHKADEYLDVLELEIRQRAPLFAGRTVMQMHWGGGTPTYLNKAQIGRLMRLLHEHFSFSHRAELSLEIDPREIELDVLDHLRAEGFNRLSMGVQDFNKEVQKLVNREQDENFIFALIERAKSLGFTSTNIDLIYGLPKQTPESFALTLQRVVELSPHRLSVFNYAHLPSMFAAQRKIKEADLPNAGQKLEILQQTIGTLTQAGYQFIGMDHFARPEDELAMAQRARMLHRNFQGYTTQGDCDLLGMGVSAISMIGDSYAQNQKELKRYYAQVRDSGNALWRGLQLTQDDCIRRDVIKMLICNFRLNYQAIEADYDIHFQSYFAQDLQQLAPLAVDGLVDIQEDGIVVTPKGRLLIRNICMSFDSYLRDKIRTQQFSRVI